A part of Amphiprion ocellaris isolate individual 3 ecotype Okinawa chromosome 16, ASM2253959v1, whole genome shotgun sequence genomic DNA contains:
- the six3a gene encoding homeobox protein SIX3a: MVFRSPLELYPSHFFLPNFADRPLLLANSAPSTRSPEDLSMFQLPTLNFSPEQVASVCETLEETGDIERLGRFLWSLPVAPGACEAINKHESILRARAVVAFHTGNFRDLYHILENHKFTKDSHGKLQAMWLEAHYQEAEKLRGRPLGPVDKYRVRKKFPLPRTIWDGEQKTHCFKERTRSLLREWYLQDPYPNPSKKRELAQATGLTPTQVGNWFKNRRQRDRAAAAKNRLQHQAIGPTGMRSLSEAGLTPHSSAESPSTAASPTTSVSSMTERVDTGTSILSVTSSDSECDV; encoded by the exons ATGGTTTTCAGATCCCCTTTAGAGCTTTATCCCTCCCATTTCTTCCTGCCAAACTTCGCTGATCGCCCTCTGCTCCTGGCGAACAGCGCTCCCAGCACCAGGTCTCCAGAAGACTTGTCCATGTTTCAGCTACCGACCCTCAACTTCTCCCCGGAGCAGGTGGCGAGCGTCTGCGAGACGCTGGAGGAGACCGGGGACATCGAACGGCTGGGCCGCTTCCTCTGGTCCCTGCCGGTGGCTCCGGGAGCGTGCGAAGCGATCAACAAGCACGAGTCCATCCTGCGCGCCCGGGCCGTGGTGGCGTTCCACACGGGGAATTTCAGAGACCTCTACCACATCCTGGAGAACCACAAGTTCACCAAGGACTCGCACGGCAAACTGCAGGCCATGTGGCTGGAAGCGCACTACCAGGAGGCCGAGAAGCTCCGCGGTCGTCCCCTCGGACCTGTCGATAAGTACCGGGTGCGGAAGAAGTTTCCGCTGCCTCGGACCATCTGGGACGGCGAGCAGAAGACGCACTGTTTCAAAGAGCGGACACGAAGCCTGCTGAGGGAGTGGTACCTTCAGGACCCGTATCCAAACCCCAGCAAGAAAAGGGAACTGGCTCAAGCCACAGGACTCACTCCTACACAGGTCGGAAACTGGTTTAAAAACCGGAGGCAACGAGACAGAGCTGCGGCGGCCAAAAACAG GCTCCAGCACCAAGCAATAGGACCCACCGGTATGAGGTCCCTCTCGGAGGCCGGTCTCACCCCTCACAGCTCGGCGGAGTCGCCTTCGACCGCGGCCAGTCCCACCACCAGCGTTTCCAGTATGACAGAGAGAGTTGATACTGGGACGTCCATCCTGTCCGTCACATCCAGTGACTCGGAGTGCGATGTATGA